From a single Shewanella denitrificans OS217 genomic region:
- a CDS encoding phosphotransferase enzyme family protein encodes MSGTTLDNCTAQISTTKLTAGGIAEDSLNLIYQFVLPEYTQHFCSDMTQNKSKKQAFSAMTVAPLGDGLINRTYLVSAPMGQFVLQKINCHVFPAPWTLINNSARICDYLNQQVTAGQYQLSAIKPLATDSGVLALDLGGKGFWRLLSYVPNSLTLSEVNDAQMALQVGSTFGHFAATLAELEPSNIAEVIEDFLNLPKRLHQLQQAAQQDKHGRLSGCQSWVDMALNQHDLINELASLETSLPRRICHNDTKINNMLFSATTGEPLAVIDLDTCMPGYLMYDFGDMVRAFCSPVAEDSLDLERIEARPELILAAAKGYTYALRDTITEAEQLSLWLGVKVMTLMLASRFLSDYLQGDEYFAVTRPQHNLQRAVNQFTLYQSQLAQDDAMRAAFSRARPVRV; translated from the coding sequence ATGTCGGGAACGACCTTAGACAATTGCACGGCTCAAATCAGCACCACTAAGTTGACCGCAGGTGGGATAGCTGAAGATAGCTTAAACCTTATTTATCAGTTCGTGTTGCCTGAATATACCCAGCATTTTTGTTCAGACATGACTCAGAACAAAAGCAAGAAACAGGCTTTTTCGGCGATGACAGTCGCTCCTTTAGGTGATGGTCTGATAAACCGCACCTATTTAGTGAGCGCACCGATGGGCCAGTTTGTGCTACAGAAAATAAATTGCCATGTGTTTCCTGCACCTTGGACCCTGATTAACAACTCGGCGCGGATTTGCGATTATCTTAATCAACAAGTGACGGCGGGTCAGTATCAACTTTCTGCCATTAAACCATTAGCCACCGACAGCGGAGTATTGGCGCTGGATCTTGGGGGCAAAGGGTTTTGGCGGCTGTTATCTTATGTGCCCAATAGCCTGACACTTAGTGAGGTGAATGATGCACAGATGGCACTGCAAGTGGGCAGCACCTTTGGCCATTTTGCGGCAACCTTAGCTGAGCTTGAACCTAGCAATATAGCGGAAGTAATAGAAGATTTTTTAAATTTACCTAAGCGACTTCATCAACTGCAGCAAGCGGCTCAGCAAGATAAGCATGGTCGTCTCAGTGGCTGCCAGTCTTGGGTGGATATGGCCTTAAATCAGCATGACTTAATTAATGAGCTTGCCAGTTTAGAGACAAGCCTTCCCCGTAGAATTTGTCATAACGACACTAAAATTAATAATATGCTTTTTAGCGCCACCACAGGTGAGCCGCTGGCGGTTATCGATCTCGATACCTGTATGCCAGGTTATCTTATGTATGACTTTGGTGACATGGTGCGGGCCTTTTGTTCACCAGTGGCTGAAGACTCCCTAGATCTTGAACGCATCGAAGCCCGCCCCGAGCTGATACTAGCCGCCGCCAAGGGGTATACCTATGCCCTTAGGGACACGATAACTGAGGCTGAGCAGCTAAGTTTATGGCTTGGGGTCAAGGTGATGACTCTGATGCTGGCAAGTCGGTTTCTGAGTGATTATCTGCAAGGTGATGAGTATTTCGCTGTGACGCGCCCACAACATAACCTGCAGCGGGCGGTGAACCAATTTACCCTTTACCAGAGCCAACTGGCCCAAGATGACGCCATGCGAGCGGCATTTTCAAGGGCTAGGCCAGTAAGAGTGTGA
- a CDS encoding efflux RND transporter permease subunit translates to MNLTKISTENIAGTLVTLLLICIFGLMAIARLPIQLLPDIERPQISVFNNWRSAAPQEMESNIIEPQENVLRQVPGVVEMTSYISQGFGAITLTFEVGNNMQEAMINVINALNQTPPRPLDADEPYINAGGSSGGTNLASLLIRMAPENPDTNFVKYQKLIDDVVEPRLRQITGVGSVNLQSRQSKELHIEFDPYRAAALGITLEQLRNTLSRAADISGGTAKVGRRQYTVRFIGQYTPENLGNLIVTYNEGRPVYLSELAEVKIGTAEVTGFTKRNGYSAYYMTLDGTFDANTVSVLDGVNLAISELNAGALKEAGLVMDLSFDASVHIKRAILLVKGNLAIGVVLALIILFAFLRNFKATLMIASTIPVALLIAFFSLEVMGRTLNVISLAGLAFAVGLVLDAAIIVQENIVRLLQQGKTLQHAVLEGTTQVRGALLASTATTVAIFLPILFMPGVEGQLFSDLALTLSVAVVSSFVSAIMLIPVFSLLWLRMPPMDGTTIARDELWQKVTLLVKRLTGTRKLATLWCSTLILGAGILAFAIMPRPDFLPQAKSDGIVTFFSLPPGTNIENVETEIGDTIIARLKPYYDKEKQPFISGYNFSIYSAFNVLFIYPQDPEKSDDMIALLQDEILIDLPDTQTFSNRSSLLEFGFNGGRTINIDLQGPDMEALMESASKGMGIINEALPGAVVRPIPGLSMAQPELQLIPDERRIAQAGVDKIQIANAVRAFTSGLFVGEYFDGNERMDILLKGPKWQVPEQLAATPVFTQGAGIQTLGELARIERTVGPTQLQRVNGKRSVSLLIFPPENMTLDEAMELINTKALDELKAALPENSSIKFRGGADKLDETITKMGNNFLLAVLILFLLMAAMFKSAKDSLLVLLSMPLALCGGVVSLSLLNLFSFQSLDLLTMIGFIILLGLVVNNAILLVDQTRQGSRDGLTLDDAIYQAVYTRARPVYMSTLTSIFGMLPLMLVPGVGSEIYRGLAAVIVGGMSFSALFTLILMPSLLRLTSSANLTSASANANTMAANAPVSRS, encoded by the coding sequence ATGAATTTAACCAAGATCAGCACAGAAAATATCGCTGGTACCTTAGTCACCCTGTTACTCATCTGTATTTTTGGTCTTATGGCCATCGCTAGGCTACCTATTCAGTTGTTACCTGACATAGAGCGGCCGCAGATATCTGTCTTCAACAACTGGCGCAGCGCCGCGCCCCAGGAGATGGAATCTAACATCATAGAGCCCCAAGAAAACGTGCTACGTCAAGTGCCAGGTGTGGTGGAGATGACCTCATATATTTCTCAGGGTTTTGGTGCAATTACTCTCACTTTTGAGGTTGGTAACAATATGCAGGAGGCGATGATCAATGTGATCAACGCTCTTAACCAGACGCCACCCCGACCGCTGGACGCCGATGAGCCGTATATTAATGCTGGTGGCAGTAGTGGGGGGACTAACCTCGCCTCATTGCTTATTCGCATGGCACCTGAAAATCCAGATACAAATTTTGTCAAGTATCAGAAACTTATTGATGATGTTGTCGAACCTAGGCTCAGGCAAATTACAGGTGTCGGCAGCGTAAATTTGCAGAGTCGCCAGTCTAAAGAGCTTCATATTGAATTTGATCCCTACCGCGCTGCAGCCTTAGGGATCACCTTAGAACAGCTGCGTAATACCCTTTCAAGGGCTGCTGATATCTCTGGTGGCACAGCCAAGGTGGGCCGCCGTCAATATACTGTGCGCTTCATTGGCCAATACACCCCAGAAAACTTAGGTAATCTTATCGTTACCTATAACGAAGGTCGCCCTGTGTATCTCAGTGAATTGGCTGAAGTTAAAATAGGCACCGCAGAGGTAACTGGTTTCACTAAGCGAAATGGCTATTCTGCCTACTATATGACGCTTGATGGCACTTTCGATGCCAATACTGTCTCGGTATTGGATGGTGTGAATCTGGCTATCAGTGAGCTTAATGCCGGAGCCTTAAAAGAAGCAGGTCTTGTGATGGATTTGTCTTTCGATGCCTCTGTGCACATCAAGCGAGCGATTTTACTGGTCAAGGGGAATCTTGCTATTGGGGTTGTGCTCGCGCTCATAATACTGTTTGCCTTCTTGCGGAATTTCAAGGCGACCTTGATGATCGCCTCCACAATTCCTGTGGCACTGCTCATCGCCTTCTTTTCGCTAGAGGTTATGGGACGAACCTTAAATGTCATCTCACTGGCTGGCCTAGCATTTGCCGTAGGTTTAGTGCTGGATGCGGCCATCATAGTGCAGGAGAATATCGTTCGTCTGCTGCAACAGGGGAAGACTCTGCAGCACGCCGTCCTTGAGGGAACGACCCAAGTGCGAGGTGCCTTGTTGGCCTCGACCGCCACAACGGTCGCCATCTTTCTGCCTATTCTCTTTATGCCCGGGGTCGAGGGCCAGCTGTTCTCCGATTTGGCACTGACCCTGTCGGTGGCTGTGGTGTCTTCTTTTGTCAGCGCGATTATGCTGATCCCAGTATTTAGCCTGTTGTGGCTGAGAATGCCACCCATGGATGGCACGACGATCGCAAGGGACGAGCTCTGGCAGAAGGTCACACTCTTGGTCAAAAGGCTCACAGGCACACGTAAACTGGCGACGCTTTGGTGTTCGACGCTTATCCTAGGTGCAGGGATTCTGGCCTTTGCCATCATGCCCAGACCCGACTTCCTGCCACAGGCCAAATCGGATGGTATTGTGACTTTCTTTTCCTTGCCGCCAGGTACAAATATCGAAAATGTAGAGACAGAGATAGGCGACACCATTATTGCCCGTCTTAAACCCTATTATGATAAAGAAAAACAGCCCTTTATAAGTGGCTATAATTTCTCCATATATTCTGCTTTTAATGTGTTATTTATTTATCCACAAGATCCCGAGAAGTCAGACGACATGATAGCCCTGTTGCAGGACGAAATACTCATAGATCTGCCAGACACTCAGACCTTCAGTAATCGCTCCTCTTTGTTAGAGTTTGGCTTCAATGGGGGACGAACAATCAACATAGATTTACAGGGGCCCGACATGGAAGCCCTGATGGAATCTGCGAGTAAAGGTATGGGCATAATCAATGAAGCCTTACCTGGCGCGGTTGTCAGACCCATCCCCGGCCTGTCCATGGCTCAACCTGAATTGCAGTTAATTCCAGATGAGCGTCGCATAGCTCAAGCGGGTGTTGATAAAATTCAAATCGCCAACGCAGTGCGTGCCTTTACATCGGGCTTGTTTGTTGGCGAATACTTCGATGGCAATGAGCGCATGGACATTTTGCTCAAAGGTCCCAAGTGGCAGGTGCCTGAGCAGCTGGCTGCAACACCAGTGTTCACTCAGGGGGCGGGCATTCAGACCCTAGGAGAGTTGGCCCGCATCGAACGTACTGTGGGTCCGACCCAGCTGCAACGGGTTAACGGTAAGCGTAGCGTCAGCTTATTAATTTTCCCGCCGGAGAATATGACCCTAGATGAGGCGATGGAGCTTATCAATACCAAGGCGCTGGATGAGCTCAAGGCAGCATTGCCAGAAAACAGCTCAATAAAGTTCAGGGGGGGTGCCGACAAATTGGATGAAACCATTACCAAGATGGGCAACAACTTTTTGCTGGCCGTGCTGATCCTCTTCCTGCTGATGGCGGCCATGTTCAAGTCAGCCAAAGATAGCTTATTGGTATTACTGTCCATGCCACTAGCCTTGTGTGGCGGCGTGGTTAGCTTGAGCCTACTTAATCTGTTCAGTTTCCAGAGTCTGGATTTGCTGACCATGATAGGCTTCATCATCTTACTGGGTTTGGTGGTCAACAACGCCATACTCTTAGTGGATCAGACGCGCCAGGGCAGCCGCGATGGCCTGACCTTAGATGATGCCATTTATCAGGCCGTGTATACCCGTGCCCGTCCCGTCTATATGAGTACCCTGACCAGTATCTTCGGCATGTTGCCACTAATGCTGGTGCCTGGGGTTGGCAGTGAAATCTATCGAGGTCTGGCGGCGGTGATCGTCGGCGGCATGAGCTTCAGCGCCCTCTTTACCCTGATTTTGATGCCCAGCCTGCTCAGGCTCACCTCGTCCGCCAACCTAACAAGCGCTTCAGCCAATGCGAACACTATGGCGGCCAACGCGCCAGTCTCAAGGAGTTAA